Proteins encoded within one genomic window of Balaenoptera ricei isolate mBalRic1 chromosome 10, mBalRic1.hap2, whole genome shotgun sequence:
- the MB gene encoding myoglobin has product MVLSDAEWQLVLNIWAKVEADVAGHGQDILIRLFKGHPETLEKFDKFKHLKTEAEMKASEDLKKHGNTVLTALGGILKKKGHHEAELKPLAQSHATKHKIPIKYLEFISDAIIHVLHSRHPGDFGADAQAAMNKALELFRKDIAAKYKELGFQG; this is encoded by the exons ATGGTGCTCAGCGACGCAGAATGGCAGTTGGTGCTGAACATCTGGGCGAAGGTGGAAGCTGATGTCGCAGGCCATGGGCAGGATATCCTCATCAG GCTCTTTAAGGGTCATCCCGAGACCCTGGAGAAATTTGACAAGTTCAAGCACCTGAAGACAGAGGCTGAGATGAAGGCCTCAGAAGACCTGAAGAAGCATGGCAACACCGTGCTCACCGCCCTGGGGGGCATCCTCAAGAAGAAGGGGCATCATGAGGCGGAGCTGAAGCCCCTGGCCCAGTCGCATGCCACCAAGCACAAGATCCCCATCAAGTACCTGGAG TTCATCTCGGACGCCATCATCCATGTTCTGCACAGCAGGCATCCTGGGGACTTTGGTGCCGACGCCCAGGCAGCCATGAACAAGGCCCTGGAACTGTTCCGGAAGGACATCGCCGCCAAGTACAAGGAGCTGGGCTTCCAGggctaa